Proteins encoded in a region of the Corynebacterium genitalium ATCC 33030 genome:
- a CDS encoding ATP-binding protein: MISVNKDEVDALIADLRVIGAEGQAVEIKSGVGKNIRETLSAFSNSGNGILIVGLSEVDGFQPVVGFDPVKERDALVSRCDELTPPVRPVVDIHHIDDAPVLVAEISELNREDKPCYVTSQGRYNGSYIRSGDSERRLSKYEVDRLLEEEVPPKWDEQPVAEAFVDDLSEPELSGFLKVQRKQRPKTFADGEEKALRRLKILDGDHPTLASLLTMGDYPQQFFPRLTVTFGLFPGTGKGDVTTGARLLDSATFAGTIPELVEAGVAAVEKNMRTASVIGEVYRTDVPDYPLVAVREALVNALMHRDYSPSAQGGQVQINMFVDRLEITSPGGLYGGVTVENLGDAGVSSSRNQRLASFLEDLTFDGGGPVAENRGSGIATMNRALQEALMAPPEFINRITDFTVIFRKRRVAPQERHVTASDRVHDLFTQRESWSAAELVAETGLSRSAVTGAVKQLINSGTVEATEPVRSPRQRYRLSRRST; encoded by the coding sequence GTGATTTCCGTGAATAAGGATGAGGTAGACGCGCTCATTGCAGATCTGCGCGTGATCGGGGCGGAAGGCCAAGCCGTCGAAATCAAGAGTGGGGTGGGCAAAAACATTCGTGAGACGCTCAGCGCATTCTCTAACTCTGGCAACGGGATCCTTATTGTGGGTTTGAGTGAGGTTGACGGTTTTCAGCCAGTCGTGGGTTTTGATCCCGTCAAGGAGCGCGACGCGCTCGTGTCGCGATGCGACGAACTCACGCCTCCGGTCCGTCCGGTTGTTGACATACACCACATTGATGATGCGCCTGTTCTCGTCGCTGAGATATCAGAACTGAACCGCGAGGATAAACCCTGTTACGTCACAAGTCAGGGGCGGTACAACGGATCCTACATCCGCTCAGGTGACAGCGAGAGACGGCTGAGCAAGTACGAGGTCGACCGGCTTCTTGAGGAAGAGGTTCCACCAAAGTGGGATGAACAGCCAGTCGCTGAAGCGTTTGTAGACGATTTGTCGGAACCTGAATTGTCAGGTTTTCTCAAAGTGCAGAGAAAGCAGCGCCCGAAGACATTTGCCGATGGGGAAGAAAAGGCACTTCGGCGACTCAAAATTCTCGATGGGGACCATCCCACGCTCGCATCTTTGCTCACCATGGGGGATTATCCGCAACAATTCTTTCCCCGTCTCACTGTGACCTTCGGCTTGTTCCCCGGAACAGGTAAGGGCGATGTCACAACCGGAGCGCGGTTGCTGGATAGTGCTACATTCGCCGGAACAATTCCGGAACTCGTCGAAGCTGGTGTGGCAGCCGTCGAGAAGAATATGCGAACTGCAAGCGTGATTGGGGAGGTCTACCGCACCGATGTGCCTGATTATCCGCTGGTGGCTGTGAGGGAAGCGCTGGTGAACGCCCTCATGCACCGCGATTACTCCCCAAGTGCGCAGGGGGGTCAGGTGCAAATCAATATGTTCGTGGACCGGTTGGAGATTACGAGTCCTGGTGGGCTTTACGGCGGTGTGACCGTGGAGAATCTCGGGGACGCAGGCGTTAGTTCATCTCGTAACCAAAGGCTGGCGTCTTTCCTTGAAGATCTGACTTTCGACGGTGGTGGCCCGGTTGCGGAAAACCGCGGTTCAGGCATTGCAACGATGAACCGAGCGCTGCAGGAAGCACTAATGGCGCCACCAGAGTTCATCAACAGGATCACTGATTTCACAGTGATCTTCAGGAAGCGACGCGTGGCACCCCAGGAACGCCACGTCACCGCTTCGGATAGAGTGCACGACCTGTTTACTCAGAGGGAATCGTGGTCAGCGGCGGAGCTGGTCGCCGAAACAGGCTTGAGCCGTAGCGCGGTCACTGGTGCTGTTAAGCAGCTCATCAACTCCGGCACTGTTGAAGCTACTGAGCCGGTCCGCTCGCCACGTCAGCGCTACCGGCTGTCCCGGCGGTCGACATAG
- a CDS encoding 3'(2'),5'-bisphosphate nucleotidase CysQ, translating into MTATYSDSRLTNLIALGTGEILKGIRGVGLLRGRELGEAGDDLAQNWIARVLEQHRPDDGFLSEEAVDDLSRLENNRVWIVDPLDGTKEFATGRQDWAVHIALVEDGVPTHAAVGLPDLGVVFKSSDVRHVAGPLSRKIALSHNRPPAVARFIADKLGFGAEGIGSAGAKAMHVLLGDYDAYIHAGGQYEWDQAAPVGVAKAAGLHASRLDGSEIRFNNQDTYIPDLLICRPELADDILSHAATYLEENGSYEGIAK; encoded by the coding sequence ATGACGGCAACGTACTCGGACTCACGGTTGACTAACCTGATTGCTCTTGGCACCGGCGAAATCCTCAAAGGCATCCGCGGTGTCGGGCTGTTGCGCGGACGCGAGCTCGGGGAAGCCGGCGATGACCTTGCTCAGAACTGGATTGCCCGGGTCCTAGAGCAGCACCGCCCGGATGACGGTTTCCTGTCCGAAGAAGCAGTGGATGATCTTTCCCGTCTGGAGAACAACCGCGTGTGGATCGTGGATCCGCTCGACGGAACAAAAGAGTTCGCGACCGGCCGCCAGGACTGGGCAGTGCACATCGCCCTCGTCGAGGACGGGGTACCCACGCACGCGGCTGTCGGCCTGCCGGACCTGGGCGTGGTGTTCAAGTCCTCCGATGTCCGCCACGTTGCCGGCCCGCTGTCCCGCAAGATTGCGCTGTCCCACAACCGTCCGCCGGCTGTCGCCCGTTTCATCGCGGACAAGCTCGGTTTTGGCGCTGAAGGTATCGGTTCGGCCGGTGCGAAGGCGATGCACGTGCTGCTCGGTGATTATGACGCCTACATTCACGCCGGCGGCCAGTACGAGTGGGACCAGGCGGCGCCGGTGGGTGTCGCTAAGGCAGCAGGCCTGCATGCTTCGCGTCTCGACGGCTCCGAGATCCGCTTCAATAACCAAGACACCTACATTCCGGACTTGCTCATTTGCCGCCCCGAGCTTGCCGACGATATTCTCTCCCACGCCGCCACTTACCTCGAAGAGAATGGCAGTTACGAGGGCATCGCAAAGTGA
- a CDS encoding thymidylate synthase yields MTDSINTNSAINTPYEDLLREILDTGVAKEDRTGTGTVSVFGKQLRYDLSDSFPLLTTKKVYFKGVVGELLWFLKGDSNVKWLQDNGIRIWNEWANDNGELGPVYGVQWRSWPTPDGQHIDQIQNALDLLKQDPESRRNVVSAWNVSELDKMALMPCHLLFQLYVADGKLSMQVYQRSADMFLGVPFNIASYSLLTHMFAQQAGLEVGELIWTGGDCHIYNDHIEQVKEQLSREPRPYPQLELAKAESIFDYGFDDIAVTGYDPHPTIAAKVSV; encoded by the coding sequence GTGACAGATTCCATTAACACCAATAGCGCTATCAACACACCGTACGAGGACCTCCTCCGCGAGATCCTCGACACTGGTGTTGCCAAAGAAGACCGCACGGGCACAGGCACGGTCAGTGTCTTTGGCAAGCAGCTGCGCTACGACCTGTCGGACTCATTCCCGCTCCTGACCACCAAGAAGGTCTACTTCAAGGGTGTTGTCGGGGAGCTGCTGTGGTTCCTCAAGGGCGACTCGAATGTGAAGTGGCTGCAGGACAACGGCATCCGCATCTGGAACGAGTGGGCGAATGACAACGGCGAGCTCGGCCCTGTCTACGGTGTGCAGTGGCGTTCCTGGCCCACGCCGGATGGCCAGCACATCGATCAGATCCAGAATGCGCTCGATTTGCTTAAACAAGACCCGGAATCGCGCCGCAACGTCGTTTCCGCGTGGAATGTCTCGGAACTGGACAAGATGGCGCTCATGCCCTGTCACCTGCTTTTCCAGCTCTATGTCGCCGATGGCAAGCTGTCCATGCAGGTCTACCAGCGTTCGGCAGACATGTTCCTGGGCGTCCCGTTCAATATCGCGTCCTATTCGCTTCTGACCCACATGTTCGCTCAGCAAGCGGGTCTTGAGGTCGGCGAGCTGATTTGGACGGGCGGCGACTGCCACATCTACAACGACCACATTGAACAGGTCAAAGAGCAGCTTTCGCGTGAGCCGCGCCCGTATCCGCAACTAGAGCTCGCCAAGGCGGAGTCCATCTTCGACTACGGCTTCGACGACATTGCGGTCACAGGCTACGACCCGCACCCGACGATCGCAGCGAAGGTCTCGGTGTAG
- a CDS encoding dihydrofolate reductase produces the protein MLGAIWAQSVDHIIGDGADMPWHLPEDLKHFKETTLGNPVIMGRRTWESLPFKPLPSRTNIIISSREADTWSKGAYVYRDLPDLDTDAWIIGGAQLYEATLDEVDVIERTLIDVSLAPVLPHNAVYAPRISEDFELVSESDWLTSERGRVTIEGVEESPLRYRFQRFKRKAQ, from the coding sequence ATGCTCGGCGCAATCTGGGCGCAGTCTGTCGACCACATCATCGGCGATGGCGCAGACATGCCGTGGCACCTGCCGGAGGACCTCAAGCATTTCAAGGAGACCACACTTGGCAACCCCGTCATCATGGGCCGCCGCACGTGGGAATCGCTCCCCTTCAAGCCGTTGCCGAGCCGCACCAACATCATCATTTCCTCGCGTGAAGCGGACACCTGGTCGAAGGGCGCGTACGTCTACCGCGACCTGCCCGACCTCGACACCGACGCGTGGATCATCGGCGGGGCACAACTCTACGAAGCCACGCTCGACGAGGTCGACGTCATCGAGCGCACGCTTATCGACGTCTCCCTCGCCCCTGTCCTCCCCCACAATGCCGTATACGCCCCGCGGATCAGCGAGGATTTCGAGCTGGTCAGTGAATCCGACTGGCTCACCTCAGAGCGCGGCCGCGTGACCATCGAGGGCGTGGAGGAATCTCCCCTTCGCTACCGCTTCCAACGATTCAAACGAAAGGCTCAATAA
- a CDS encoding mycoredoxin has product MAATPETTSPVTVFATSWCPFCTRLLADLRSADAPHEIVDVEAPGNEDASAWVESVNNGNRVVPTVLYSDGTHATNPPAGEVLAKIAELN; this is encoded by the coding sequence TTGGCTGCCACCCCTGAGACAACGTCCCCCGTCACCGTCTTCGCCACTTCCTGGTGCCCGTTTTGCACCAGGCTGCTCGCGGACCTGCGCTCCGCCGATGCCCCGCACGAGATCGTCGACGTCGAAGCCCCCGGCAACGAGGACGCCTCCGCCTGGGTCGAGTCCGTCAACAACGGCAACCGCGTCGTGCCCACCGTCCTCTATTCCGACGGCACCCACGCCACCAACCCACCCGCCGGCGAGGTGCTGGCGAAGATCGCCGAGCTGAACTAG
- a CDS encoding helix-turn-helix domain-containing protein, translated as MSYWEHRKPVQRLRAVDIADIARASARLLDEGGLRALTMRAVAQQVGVAPASLYSRVESVDDLFDLALDTALADDPVMSDSIRTSDLPTLMQDFFTHLTTHRWAGQVIGMRAPRGPAYLEFSERMCVLLEREGVPDPLGTAYRLSNLVIGASLTAPMAPDEKRVAIDPEQAPAYARLHAAHHISPQEILSEGIKKLLS; from the coding sequence GTGAGTTACTGGGAACACCGAAAACCTGTTCAGCGTCTCCGCGCCGTGGATATTGCGGACATTGCAAGAGCATCAGCGAGGTTGCTGGACGAAGGTGGGCTGAGGGCGCTCACCATGAGAGCTGTGGCTCAACAAGTCGGCGTCGCTCCAGCCAGCCTATACTCCCGCGTGGAGTCAGTCGATGACCTATTCGACCTCGCCCTCGATACAGCGCTTGCAGACGACCCCGTGATGTCGGACTCGATCCGTACCTCCGACCTGCCCACCCTGATGCAAGATTTCTTCACACACCTCACGACCCACCGGTGGGCAGGTCAGGTCATTGGGATGCGCGCGCCCAGGGGCCCTGCTTACCTGGAGTTTTCTGAGCGCATGTGCGTCCTCCTCGAGCGAGAGGGAGTCCCGGACCCGTTGGGAACTGCCTACCGGTTGTCAAACCTAGTAATCGGCGCCTCTCTGACCGCTCCCATGGCACCCGACGAAAAGCGTGTTGCCATCGACCCCGAACAAGCCCCGGCTTATGCGCGCCTCCACGCGGCGCACCACATTAGCCCACAAGAGATCCTCTCCGAAGGCATCAAGAAACTCTTATCTTGA
- a CDS encoding GNAT family N-acetyltransferase, translating into MLDATNLPITFENTRLRPLSELDADAYAAGSKDEAVRRFAHLPEPDYTPESVRRMIREEVATGLSSGTLAALTLADAETDRFVGSVVLFDISPAAAEVGFWIHPDARGDGHARRGLELASRFARSSGLQTLTARTLPENTASQRCLTTAGFRETGQDVGTTPAGHREELIHYRRNLVSTPTWPLTTERLRLRLHETDDAAWLHDLYSRPDVARYLLDEPWTLEVTRDNLTERLSKTDLDGEAAALALVIEHDDTPIGDVALWLTDKEHRQAEIGWVLHPTHGGQGFASEAVRAVLALGFDQYHLHRITAQMDARNSGSAALAKRVGLRLEAHHVQNWFSKGEWTDTLVYARLASENTGQ; encoded by the coding sequence ATGTTGGATGCCACAAACCTCCCGATCACCTTTGAGAACACTCGCCTACGCCCTCTCTCCGAACTAGATGCAGACGCGTATGCAGCCGGCAGCAAAGATGAAGCTGTTCGGCGCTTCGCCCACCTGCCCGAACCCGACTACACCCCCGAGTCCGTGCGACGGATGATCCGTGAGGAGGTCGCGACGGGCCTCTCGTCCGGCACGTTGGCCGCCCTCACACTTGCCGACGCTGAGACCGACCGGTTCGTGGGTTCCGTGGTTCTCTTTGACATCAGCCCCGCGGCTGCCGAGGTTGGGTTCTGGATTCATCCCGATGCACGAGGGGATGGACATGCCCGTCGGGGCTTGGAGCTGGCATCACGCTTCGCGCGCAGCAGTGGGCTTCAAACCTTGACGGCACGCACGCTTCCGGAGAACACGGCCTCCCAACGCTGCTTGACGACGGCGGGCTTCCGCGAGACTGGACAAGATGTAGGAACCACGCCCGCAGGGCATCGCGAGGAGTTGATCCATTACCGGCGCAATCTCGTGTCCACACCCACGTGGCCGTTGACGACAGAACGGCTTCGACTCCGCCTGCATGAGACAGACGATGCCGCATGGCTTCACGATTTGTACTCACGACCTGACGTTGCTCGTTACCTGTTGGACGAGCCATGGACTTTGGAAGTCACCCGCGACAATCTCACGGAGCGGCTATCAAAGACTGACCTCGATGGAGAGGCTGCTGCACTTGCACTGGTCATTGAGCATGACGACACCCCTATCGGAGACGTCGCACTGTGGCTCACAGATAAGGAACACCGCCAGGCGGAGATTGGGTGGGTGCTCCACCCCACGCACGGTGGACAAGGCTTTGCCAGCGAAGCCGTCCGCGCGGTACTTGCCCTCGGGTTTGATCAATACCATCTCCACCGCATCACCGCGCAGATGGATGCCCGTAACAGTGGCTCCGCGGCGCTCGCTAAGCGCGTTGGACTCCGGCTCGAAGCTCATCACGTCCAAAACTGGTTCAGCAAGGGCGAATGGACCGACACCCTCGTATACGCGCGACTAGCCTCCGAGAACACGGGCCAATGA
- a CDS encoding ABC transporter substrate-binding protein, whose amino-acid sequence MKFPRTLAALLFSFIAVLGLAGCASDSSGSDAAGSNGDEKNGEAVLTVTDAAGRTVDFDKQPERILLAEGRGIFATSILQDNPFEKVVAYGDDFEKAAPAMRDKILEKFPEAKELPQIGSLQKGDVTVENLLAQKPDVVVMTLDQKTVAEQNGFLTDMDAVGLKYVFTDFRQDPLNNTEVSMKLFGDLFGKSDRAASYNKFWSEKVSDITERVDTTTEKPKTVVWMAAGFKDCCAIAGDANLGKLVDAAGGHNVGPEILGTDETEITPEKLVEVNPDKLVVSGGEWAPDPQKTDAFSHVELGYQADEAAARESFGGPLHGPGMEQLTAPKEGDFFAVYHQFYDSPYNVFALEAFAKWLHPEEFGDLDPAKDFEDFHAEWMPIDYSGTFFLDGYEAK is encoded by the coding sequence GTGAAGTTTCCACGCACACTCGCAGCGCTGCTGTTTTCGTTCATCGCAGTGCTCGGTCTCGCCGGCTGCGCCTCCGATTCCAGCGGCAGTGACGCCGCAGGTTCCAACGGGGACGAGAAAAACGGCGAGGCAGTTCTGACCGTCACCGACGCGGCGGGCCGCACGGTCGATTTCGACAAGCAGCCGGAGCGCATCCTGCTGGCTGAAGGCCGCGGCATCTTCGCCACCTCTATCTTGCAGGACAATCCGTTTGAGAAGGTCGTGGCATACGGCGACGACTTTGAAAAGGCGGCGCCGGCCATGCGCGACAAGATCCTGGAGAAGTTCCCGGAGGCCAAGGAGCTGCCGCAGATCGGTTCCCTGCAGAAGGGCGATGTGACCGTGGAGAACCTCCTGGCACAGAAGCCGGATGTCGTTGTCATGACGCTGGACCAGAAGACGGTCGCCGAGCAGAACGGCTTCCTCACCGACATGGACGCGGTCGGCCTGAAGTACGTCTTCACCGACTTCCGCCAGGATCCGCTGAATAACACCGAGGTGTCCATGAAGCTCTTCGGCGATCTCTTCGGCAAGTCCGACCGCGCGGCAAGCTACAACAAGTTCTGGTCCGAGAAAGTCAGCGATATCACCGAGCGCGTCGACACAACGACGGAGAAGCCCAAGACCGTTGTGTGGATGGCAGCCGGCTTCAAGGACTGCTGCGCCATCGCGGGCGACGCCAACCTGGGCAAGCTCGTCGATGCGGCGGGAGGCCACAATGTCGGCCCGGAGATTCTGGGCACCGATGAAACGGAGATCACCCCGGAGAAGCTCGTCGAGGTCAACCCGGACAAGCTCGTCGTTTCCGGCGGCGAGTGGGCGCCCGACCCGCAGAAGACCGACGCGTTCAGCCATGTCGAGCTGGGCTACCAGGCCGACGAGGCAGCGGCACGCGAGTCCTTCGGCGGCCCGCTCCACGGCCCGGGTATGGAACAACTGACGGCCCCTAAGGAGGGCGATTTCTTCGCCGTCTACCATCAGTTCTACGACAGCCCGTACAACGTGTTCGCTCTCGAGGCATTCGCCAAGTGGCTCCACCCGGAGGAATTCGGGGACCTGGACCCGGCGAAGGACTTCGAGGACTTCCACGCCGAGTGGATGCCGATCGATTACAGCGGCACCTTCTTCCTCGACGGATACGAAGCCAAATAA
- a CDS encoding FecCD family ABC transporter permease — MTTRVAPDTEQEKDSPDRGIESYRRRGRRKAIAIALLILGAIASFLVAVVVGPIDLSLSDVFRAVFDPDSVDQQTETVVRTLRLPAAVMAVLVGASLGLSGAQMQTILDNPLAEPFTLGISAAAALGAAVSIVMGWTLILNAQLNLALTAALSALFAVLIIAGAAIWRGANAESMILLGIALSFFFQAVLSLLQYVASNEALQQIVFWTMGSMQRASWTANIVIAVVLALAIPFCVVNSWRLTALRLGDDRAAALGINVQRLRVTTLIVASLLASASVAFTGIIGFIGLVGPHIARMIVGEDQKFFLPGATAAGAMLMSLAYAVSLSIIPGVAIPLGIITSLVGVPFFVFLIFTRSRGRSA, encoded by the coding sequence ATGACCACACGCGTAGCGCCCGACACCGAGCAAGAGAAGGATTCGCCGGACCGTGGGATTGAAAGTTACCGTCGCCGCGGCCGTCGTAAAGCAATCGCAATTGCTCTCCTGATCCTCGGTGCGATCGCGAGCTTCCTCGTCGCGGTTGTCGTTGGGCCCATCGATCTTTCGCTTAGCGACGTCTTCCGCGCCGTCTTTGACCCCGATTCCGTCGACCAGCAGACTGAGACCGTCGTGCGCACTCTCCGCCTCCCGGCGGCGGTGATGGCGGTGCTCGTCGGCGCGTCGTTGGGGCTGTCCGGCGCGCAAATGCAGACGATCCTGGACAACCCGTTGGCGGAGCCGTTCACCCTCGGCATCTCAGCCGCGGCTGCTCTCGGCGCGGCGGTGTCCATCGTGATGGGCTGGACGCTCATCCTGAACGCGCAGCTCAACCTCGCGCTCACCGCGGCGCTCTCCGCTCTCTTCGCGGTGCTGATCATCGCGGGCGCGGCGATCTGGCGCGGTGCGAACGCGGAATCGATGATTCTGCTCGGCATCGCCCTGTCCTTCTTCTTCCAGGCGGTGCTCTCCCTGCTGCAATACGTGGCTTCCAATGAGGCGCTCCAGCAGATCGTGTTCTGGACGATGGGCTCGATGCAGCGCGCGTCGTGGACGGCGAATATCGTGATCGCCGTCGTGCTCGCTCTGGCGATCCCCTTCTGTGTGGTCAACTCGTGGCGGCTCACCGCGCTGCGGCTTGGCGACGACCGTGCGGCGGCGCTCGGCATCAACGTGCAGCGCCTGCGCGTGACCACCCTGATCGTCGCTTCGCTGCTGGCGTCCGCGTCTGTGGCGTTCACCGGCATCATCGGTTTCATCGGCCTGGTCGGCCCGCACATCGCACGCATGATCGTCGGCGAAGACCAGAAATTCTTCCTCCCCGGCGCGACCGCTGCCGGCGCCATGCTCATGAGCCTCGCGTACGCAGTGTCGCTCTCGATCATTCCCGGCGTGGCCATTCCACTGGGAATCATTACCTCGCTCGTCGGCGTACCGTTCTTCGTGTTCCTGATCTTCACCCGCTCGCGTGGAAGGAGTGCTTAA
- a CDS encoding ABC transporter ATP-binding protein, translating into MAISATNLTVRYGRTTIIDDMTFGPLDDGKITGLIGPNGAGKSTLVKTLAGINKPSEGSADIVVDGRTLSAKERVQAVGYVPQDMLSRATLTAFESVMVSARRRGEGTNNALENTAAVMHRLGITKLSDRMISDMSGGQRQLVAVAQMLVRSPRIMLLDEPTSALDLRHQVELLQIIQDEVRGDDRQALVALHDLNLAARFCDELLVIKDGHAIAKGTPAEVLTPELLERVYGISARIINDAGVPIVCPVLRLPRHETPTDAGPMGPIAVNVEDADPDVIDAITSARA; encoded by the coding sequence ATGGCCATCAGCGCAACAAATCTCACCGTGCGGTACGGCCGGACGACGATCATCGACGACATGACGTTCGGCCCGCTCGACGACGGCAAGATCACCGGCCTCATCGGCCCGAACGGCGCCGGCAAATCGACGCTCGTGAAAACGCTCGCCGGCATCAACAAGCCGTCCGAGGGCAGCGCGGACATCGTCGTTGACGGCCGCACGTTGAGCGCCAAGGAGCGCGTCCAAGCCGTCGGCTACGTGCCGCAGGACATGCTCTCGCGCGCAACACTCACCGCTTTCGAGTCCGTCATGGTCTCCGCGCGACGCCGCGGCGAAGGCACCAACAACGCACTGGAGAACACGGCGGCGGTCATGCACCGCCTGGGTATCACGAAGCTGTCCGACCGCATGATTTCCGACATGTCCGGCGGCCAGCGCCAGCTCGTCGCCGTCGCGCAGATGCTCGTGCGCTCACCGCGCATCATGCTTCTCGACGAGCCCACCTCCGCCCTCGACCTGCGCCACCAGGTGGAACTGCTGCAGATCATCCAGGACGAGGTCCGCGGCGACGACCGCCAGGCGCTCGTGGCGCTCCACGACCTGAACCTGGCGGCCCGCTTCTGCGACGAGCTACTGGTGATCAAGGACGGGCACGCCATCGCCAAGGGCACCCCGGCAGAAGTGCTCACCCCCGAGCTTCTCGAGCGCGTTTACGGCATTTCCGCCCGCATCATCAACGACGCCGGCGTGCCGATCGTCTGCCCAGTACTGCGTCTCCCCCGCCACGAAACACCGACCGACGCCGGCCCGATGGGCCCCATCGCGGTGAATGTGGAAGACGCGGATCCCGACGTTATCGACGCCATCACCTCGGCGCGTGCCTAG
- the panB gene encoding 3-methyl-2-oxobutanoate hydroxymethyltransferase has product MTGYLAPTKKVRVADLRQKKLDGEKWAMLTAYDYSTARVFAEAGIECMLVGDSAANVVYGYETTNQVSVNEMTYLAAAVVRGAGNALVVADLPFGSYEASDEQAVRTATEMIRRSGAHMVKLEGGVRIAPRIKALKDAGLAVCAHVGFTPQSVDNLSGFKVQGRDDSADQLWADTNAVVEAGADMVVFEMVPAELAEEITANCPVPTIGIGAGPDTDAQVLVWHDLADFPARGHRARFVRQFGAVGEALGAAAADYKRAVHEGEFPADEHTF; this is encoded by the coding sequence ATGACTGGATACCTGGCCCCCACCAAGAAAGTTCGGGTCGCGGACCTGAGGCAGAAGAAGCTCGACGGCGAGAAGTGGGCGATGCTCACCGCCTACGACTACTCCACCGCCCGCGTCTTCGCGGAAGCCGGCATCGAATGCATGCTCGTCGGCGACTCCGCCGCCAATGTCGTCTACGGCTACGAGACCACCAACCAAGTCTCGGTCAACGAGATGACCTACCTAGCCGCAGCCGTCGTGCGCGGCGCCGGTAACGCGCTCGTTGTGGCCGACCTCCCCTTCGGCAGCTATGAAGCTTCCGACGAGCAAGCCGTGCGCACCGCCACCGAGATGATCCGCCGCAGCGGCGCCCACATGGTCAAACTCGAGGGCGGTGTCCGCATCGCGCCGCGCATCAAGGCGCTCAAGGACGCCGGTCTCGCAGTGTGCGCCCATGTGGGCTTCACCCCTCAGTCCGTGGACAATTTGAGCGGCTTCAAGGTCCAGGGCCGCGATGACAGCGCCGACCAGCTCTGGGCCGACACCAACGCGGTCGTCGAAGCGGGCGCGGACATGGTCGTTTTCGAGATGGTCCCGGCTGAGCTGGCCGAGGAGATCACCGCCAATTGCCCCGTTCCCACCATCGGCATCGGCGCTGGCCCGGACACGGATGCGCAAGTGCTGGTCTGGCACGATTTGGCCGATTTCCCAGCACGCGGCCACCGCGCGCGTTTCGTGCGCCAGTTCGGTGCGGTCGGCGAGGCGCTCGGCGCAGCCGCGGCAGATTACAAGCGCGCCGTCCACGAGGGCGAATTCCCCGCGGACGAACACACCTTTTAG
- the panC gene encoding pantoate--beta-alanine ligase, translating into MTTLTRTPQELEQALIDAPGVSLVPTMGALHSGHISLVREAQKLGNPVVVSIFVNPLQFAPGEDLDAYPRTLEEDIAKLEAEGVDAVFAPSVSTMYPHGPRTTIHPGPLGSVLEGTTRPTHFAGVLTVVAKLFCLTGASDAFFGEKDYQQLALIRQMVEDLHLPVRVHGCPIIREDSGLALSSRNRYLSEDEHRTALTLSRALAAGSYDGALAVLESADDVDLDYLAVATPELEELPDGYTGPARLLVAAKVGQTRLIDNAEIQV; encoded by the coding sequence ATGACAACTCTGACTAGGACTCCGCAGGAGCTTGAGCAAGCGCTTATCGACGCCCCCGGGGTCTCCCTCGTACCCACCATGGGTGCGCTGCACAGCGGCCATATCTCGCTCGTCCGGGAGGCTCAGAAGCTGGGCAACCCCGTGGTGGTGAGCATCTTCGTCAACCCCCTGCAGTTCGCGCCGGGGGAGGACCTGGACGCGTACCCGCGCACGCTCGAGGAGGACATCGCGAAGCTCGAGGCGGAAGGCGTTGACGCGGTTTTCGCGCCGAGCGTATCGACGATGTACCCCCACGGTCCCCGCACCACGATCCACCCGGGGCCGCTCGGATCGGTGCTGGAAGGAACAACCCGCCCGACGCATTTCGCTGGTGTGCTCACTGTGGTGGCCAAACTGTTCTGTCTCACCGGTGCCAGCGACGCGTTCTTCGGTGAGAAGGACTACCAGCAGCTGGCTCTCATCCGCCAGATGGTCGAAGACCTGCACCTGCCGGTGCGCGTGCACGGCTGCCCAATCATCCGCGAGGACAGCGGACTGGCATTGTCGTCGCGCAACCGCTACCTGAGCGAGGACGAGCACCGCACTGCGCTGACGTTGTCGCGCGCCCTGGCGGCGGGCAGCTATGACGGGGCCCTGGCGGTTCTCGAGTCCGCCGACGACGTCGACCTCGACTACCTCGCCGTGGCCACGCCGGAACTGGAAGAACTGCCCGATGGTTACACCGGCCCCGCACGCCTGCTCGTCGCCGCCAAGGTGGGGCAGACCCGCCTCATCGACAACGCTGAAATTCAGGTCTAG